In the Mya arenaria isolate MELC-2E11 chromosome 11, ASM2691426v1 genome, one interval contains:
- the LOC128209380 gene encoding optic atrophy 3 protein homolog, whose translation MPFPLAKLLALGLRQMSRHVAAFVKTKAKENETFRSILVRSAGWYHGVSVRSSLANLGFGKVKDVQPLSEQAAIELGAEMINDLVVICCALSIYLFIESIPNPSQRAEAERKKEEMDVLKKAVYQQSVELEEQAVRLKELEKLLTSKTMYSSTTSKVIKDLKEIEIKSLSDITNKKS comes from the exons ATGCCCTTTCCACTGGCAAAATTGTTGGCCTTAGGACTCAGGCAGATGAGCAGACATGTTGCGGCCTTTGTGAAGACGAAAGCAAAGGAAAATGAGACATTTCGGAGCATTCTAGTTAGGTCTGCTGGCT GGTACCATGGAGTATCAGTCCGATCTTCCCTAGCCAACCTGGGATTTGGCAAAGTTAAGGATGTGCAGCCTCTCTCAGAACAAGCTGCCATAGAACTTGGAGCAGAAATGATCAATGATCTTGTAGTGATTTGTTGTGCTTTAAGTATTTATCTTTTCATCGAGTCTATTCCAAATCCTAGCCAACGTGCTGAGGCGGAGaggaaaaaagaagaaatggACGTGTTAAAGAAAGCTGTTTACCAACAAAGTGTGGAGCTTGAAGAGCAAGCAGTGAGATTAAAAGAGTTAGAAAAATTGTTAACTAGCAAAACTATGTATTCGTCAACTACGAGTAAAGTGATTAAAGATCTTAAAGAGATTGAAATTAAGTCACTGTCagatattacaaataaaaagtcTTAG